A stretch of the Lactuca sativa cultivar Salinas chromosome 9, Lsat_Salinas_v11, whole genome shotgun sequence genome encodes the following:
- the LOC111885223 gene encoding uncharacterized protein LOC111885223, with protein MSIRPARKTFTFEIVSFHTCYGYEQKVTSAVGKDLVKIDPKDGHVTVSTHNAPQRVKLALEEKTRRKVVLLYELIPQNTNQSIRNQSHHGDRKSSITSSTSNHVAHSKSQSIRMTIRYQNRSIRHTADTSVGEGHNVSSSIRYGKSYHRHELTLTKGSLSSYKCSGCKELGIGNRYICNNCSYILHPDCMYYKRITTHKFLAGSTFKFHQTRFDSKDRYCDACGSDIEGFFYHCDITSKDLHPCCLKLTEMVHVGETKFMLRRKLTTECFYCSSRKKDYKDNCWCYSLESQDMQVHVSCMKDALRNCLKGERNNNMSTMVVVRHGKQTSEGLKWAQRLLKVAVCVLSGNPFPLLDVALELLIE; from the exons ATGAG CATTCGGCCTGCTAGAAAGACGTTTACTTTCGAGATCGTTAGCTTCCATACTTGTTATGGTTATGAACAGAAGGTTACAAGTGCTGTTGGTAAGGATTTGGTTAAAATTGACCCCAAGGATGGGCATGTCACTGTCTCAACTCACAATGCTCCCCAAAGAGTTAAACTTGCACTTGAGGAGAAGACGAGAAGAAAAGTTGTCCTTTTGTATGAACTTATCCCTCAAAATACAAATCAATCTATAAGAAATCAGTCGCACCATG GTGATCGAAAAAGTTCTATTACTTCTTCTACATCGAACCATGTAGCACACAGTAAGAGCCAATCGATCAGGATGACAATCAGATATCAAAATCGAAGCATAAGGCATACGGCTGATACATCAGTAG GTGAAGGGCACAACGTTTCCAGCTCAATAAGATATGGTAAAAGCTATCATCGGCATGAATTAACTTTAACAAAGGGTAGCTTATCATCATACAAGTGCAGTGGATGCAAAGAATTAGGAATCGGGAATAGATACATATGTAACAATTGTTCGTATATTCTTCATCCAGACTGCATGTACTACAAGAGAATAACTACACATAAGTTTTTAGCTGGATCAACCTTTAAATTCCATCAAACACGTTTTGATAGCAAGGATAGATATTGTGATGCATGTGGATCAGACATTGAAGGGTTCTTTTATCACTGTGATATAACCAGTAAAGATCTGCACCCTTGTTGTCTTAAACTTACAGAAATGGTTCATGTTGGTGAGACCAAGTTTATGCTTCGTAGGAAACTGACAACCGAATGCTTTTACTGCTCCTCAAGGAAGAAAGATTACAAAGACAATTGTTGGTGTTATTCGTTAGAGAGCCAAGACATGCAGGTTCATGTGTCATGCATGAAAGATGCCCTTCGAAATTGTTTGAAAGGTGAAAGGAACAATAACATGAGCACCATGGTCGTTGTAAGGCACGGTAAACAAACAAGTGAAGGTTTGAAATGGGCGCAAAGGCTTCTCAAGGTTGCTGTTTGTGTTCTTTCTGGGAATCCATTCCCTCTCTTGGATGTTGCACTTGAACTATTAATTGAGTAG